One Engystomops pustulosus chromosome 7, aEngPut4.maternal, whole genome shotgun sequence DNA window includes the following coding sequences:
- the LOC140068645 gene encoding protein kinase C delta type-like: MDPMDGKPEKKKKTKKGRVRRVLSWLLTPSKWISCLRPPRESDDRKNQSGRPDREGERPHQSISGHSFRDLEAERKRRCHGLRMQFSLAPNPAEILPPSYLPSCQRSSSHRREVLNSFALYQPSSHSTISIDPSSLDITQPQELESPASSVAESAPAQEDTMALGRLVTPMPLSLSCFTFHREIAKGSFGQVYLATDIRRKEQVAVKVMDKLLYKACGYSFVERQILRNSYGSPYLIHGLAAFHTNGYVYYVMELASRGDLETFIQNTLHSPDREAEKFIAVEMVCGAQYLHKQGILHRDLTPQNIFLTSKGHIKIADFGHAMTSLYPQSISFCQGTPGYAAPEIVRGLSHGRGADFFSIGAILYRLMTLEMAFPGENPGEREQAVLNHTPLFPKFLTFNQVSVLEGLLCKDQYQRLGVKQSLRRHPYFSFIDWEDADAGRIEPPAIMKTDAADPNTEETLHFNEPFCNCRFVDQMKFLDFSFVCVEWSEHYHPVRNIPCTRRLMERLSTVICDYCIACCVPSITAYGLLEDSSILLVAIDT, encoded by the exons AGAGTGATGACCGGAAGAACCAGTCTGGAAGACCTGACAGGGAAGGAGAAAGACCCCATCAAAGTATCAGTG GACACAGCTTCAGGGATCTAGAGGCCGAACGAAAGAGAAGGTGCCATGGCCTCCGCATGCAATTCTCTTTGGCCCCAAACCCAGCAGAGATTCTTCCTCCGTCATATCTACCATCATGTCAGCGGAGCAGCAGCCATCGACGAGAGGTGCTAAACAGTTTTGCTCTGTATCAGCCCAGCAGCCACAGCACCATCTCCATTGATCCGAGCTCTCTGGACATAACCCAACCACAAGAGCTTGAGAGTCCGGCGTCATCAGTTGCTGAAAGTGCACCAGCGCAGGAAGACACCATGGCTTTAGGACGATtagtaacaccaatgccactatcgCTCTCATGCTTCACCTTCCATCGGGAGATTGCTAAAGGAAGCTTCGGGCAAGTCTACCTGGCAACAGACATCCGCCGAAAAGAGCAAGTCGCCGTCAAAGTCATGGACAAACTGCTGTACAAGGCATGTGGCTACAGTTTTGTAGAGCGCCAAATCCTCCGGAACTCCTATGGAAGCCCATACCTAATCCATGGACTGGCCGCTTTCCACACTAACGGCTATGTGTACTATGTTATGGAGCTGGCCAGTAGAGGGGACTTGGAAACTTTCATCCAAAATACCTTGCATAGCCCTGACAGGGAGGCTGAAAAATTCATAGCGGTAGAAATGGTGTGTGGCGCTCAGTACCTACACAAACAAGGTATCCTCCATCGTGATCTGACGCCACAAAACATCTTCCTGACCTCTAAAGGCCACATCAAAATCGCAGACTTTGGCCACGCTATGACCAGCTTATATCCCCAATCCATAAGCTTTTGCCAAGGTACCCCTGGATATGCAGCCCCCGAAATAGTCCGTGGCTTGTCCCATGGGAGAGGAGCTGACTTCTTTTCCATCGGCGCTATTCTCTACAGACTGATGACTTTGGAAATGGCTTTTCCCGGAGAAAATCCTGGTGAACGTGAGCAAGCTGTCCTAAACCACACTCCGCTCTTCCCAAAGTTTCTGACGTTCAACCAAGTCAGCGTCTTAGAAGGCCTGCTGTGTAAAGACCAATACCAGCGCCTGGGAGTCAAGCAAAGCCTACGGAGACATCCATACTTCTCCTTTATAGACTGGGAAGATGCAGATGCCGGGAGAATAGAACCACCAGCTATCATGAAGACAGATGCTGCTGACCCAAATACTGAAGAGACCCTGCACTTCAACGAACCATTCTGCAATTGTAGATTTGTAGATCAGATGAAGTTCCTAGATTTCAGCTTCGTATGTGTTGAGTGGTCAGAGCATTATCATCCTGTCAGGAACATACCCTGCACCCGCAGACTAATGGAAAGACTCAGCACCGTAATATGTGACTACTGCATCGCATGTTGTGTACCTTCCATTACTGCATATGGCCTGCTTGAAGATAGTTCCATCCTCCTCGtagccatagacacttga